One Setaria italica strain Yugu1 chromosome I, Setaria_italica_v2.0, whole genome shotgun sequence DNA window includes the following coding sequences:
- the LOC101758145 gene encoding uncharacterized protein LOC101758145 isoform X1, which produces MPDRWRRPHTWDGTWAGKILDIIYGHYKKALDLLPLEDKTELAPRLLDAGVCFGFADPVTNIIANTLSFGEPAPDGSIKRRKRKRKPKTNASEEARSREEVLSRIVAGDGPSPPEARTVAERSLEGLVSFLTSYFRYLPNWDALRYLSLARADLLVAVSLIQKDHCYRYKDQFRICSPAVKTSLKCAAWSARQPNFDGFLAGCFALVPHINKITQTLSAEGRCRLTAHDISFLSQLLANPPKLKRSDKPMDLVAKRFHDPEPKIAASIEDVPGELTESLRGVLMDRVHEHYLKAVSRFPMKDLQTHHHRGLLKAGYCFGPFDPVSNIIINTVWYGTAFPPSEEFGVDMICTLRHVESRSANGLMAFVRSCSPVISERKAMVYLLKCNLDVCEAIQMAKQEGCDVSICDDNGYKAAAKAAYHPNPEAYCEFVVQSLPALRSTVRSLLRPSHMLAPIEILHLSTLLSFSSVESLEPIIHLTEDALNQITNYKQDFLTQQSFVRGKVEAAVRNYEQSKGCYYDLGVICGVNDRVGKVTGIFDTKFQYTHANFWASQDNGTSTLFFAEFSNDEDSNYEPICYPVCGLPTQVRCCYCEYQGIRIVHPIGSWWEGVNGFEKIACGEQYFTNTEIVGRWKLIDNRVGIFVQDYVYLDPAHDAKLIQAVNKAERVRNIDMDAEMRRRKSEPAAGH; this is translated from the exons ATGCCAGATCGGTGGCGGCGCCCGCACACTTGGGACGGCACCTGGGCGGGCAAGATTCTGGACATAATCTACGGCCACTACAAGAAAGCGCTCGACCTGCTGCCGCTGGAGGACAAGACGGAGCTCGCCCCGCgcctcctcgacgccggcgtCTGCTTCGGTTTCGCCGACCCTGTCACCAACATCATCGCCAATACCCTCTCCTTCGGCGAGCCCGCTCCCGATGGCTCCATCAAGAGGCGGAAGCGCAAGCGGAAGCCCAAGACGAATGCCTCAGAGGAGGCAAGATCGAGGGAGGAGGTCCTCTCCAGgatcgtcgccggcgacggcccTTCTCCGCCGGAGGCGCGGACCGTCGCGGAGCGCTCGTTGGAGGGCCTTGTCAGCTTCCTCACATCCTATTTCCGCTACCTCCCAAACTGGGACGCGCTGCGCTATCTCAGTCTGGCCAGGGCCGACCTCCTCGTCGCAGTAAGCCTCATCCAGAAGGATCATTGCTACCGGTACAAGGATCAGTTCCGAATCTGCTCACCTGCTGTCAAGACTTCTCTCAAATGCGCTGCCTGGTCTGCAAGGCAGCCCAACTTTGATGGCTTTCTCGCCGGCTGCTTCGCACTTGTGCCTCATATCAACAAGATTACCCAGACTTTGTCAGCAGAGGGCCGTTGCCGCCTCACTGCTCATGACATCTCCTTCTTGTCCCAATTGCTGGCAAACCCGCCCAAGCTCAAGAGGTCAGACAAGCCCATGGATCTTGTTGCCAAACGGTTCCATGACCCAGAACCAAAAATCGCTGCAAGCATTGAGGATGTGCCAGGTGAGCTGACAGAGTCACTTCGAGGGGTTCTTATGGATAGAGTCCATGAACATTATCTCAAGGCGGTGTCTCGGTTTCCAATGAAAGATCTTCAGACCCATCACCACCGCGGCCTTCTCAAGGCAGGCTACTGTTTTGGCCCGTTCGATCCTGTCtcaaacatcatcatcaacacTGTTTGGTATGGCACTGCTTTCCCCCCATCGGAAGAGTTTGGAGTGGATATGATCTGCACGTTGAGGCATGTTGAGTCTCGGTCTGCCAACGGATTGATGGCATTTGTGCGTTCATGCTCCCCTGTGATATCAGAGCGTAAGGCTATGGTTTACTTGCTCAAGTGTAATTTGGATGTCTGTGAAGCAATTCAAATGGCAAAACAGGAAGGATGTGATGTATCGATCTGTGATGACAATGGATATAAGGCAGCAGCAAAAGCCGCATATCATCCTAATCCTGAGGCATATTGTGAGTTTGTCGTGCAGTCCTTGCCTGCGTTGAGATCTACTGTTAGGTCACTGCTGCGACCCTCTCATATGCTTGCCCCCATTGAGATTCTTCATCTCTCTACATTGCTATCATTTTCAAGTGTTGAATCTCTGGAACCAATTATCCATCTAACTGAAGATGCCTTAAACCAGATCACAAACTACAAGCAAGATTTCCTCACTCAACAAAGTTTTGTCCGTGGAAAGGTTGAAGCGGCAGTGCGGAACTATGAGCAATCTAAG GGCTGTTATTATGATCTAGGTGTCATTTGTGGTGTGAATGATCGTGTTGGCAAGGTAACAGGGATTTTCGACACAAAGTTTCAGTACACACATGCCAACTTTTGGGCAAGTCAAGATAATGGAACATCTACATTGTTTTTCGCCGAATTTAGTAATGATGAAGACAGTAACTATGAACCCATTTGCTACCCTGTGTGCGGTCTACCAACGCAAG TCCGTTGCTGTTACTGTGAGTACCAAGGAATCCGGATTGTGCATCCGATTGGGAGTTGGTGGGAGGGGGTAAATGGCTTTGAGAAAATTGCCTGTGGAGAACAATATTTTACAAACACAGAAATTGTTGGTCGTTGGAAGCTGATTGATAATCGTGTGGGAATATTTGTACAAGACTACGTGTACCTAGATCCTGCTCATGACGCCAAGTTAATCCAAGCTGTCAACAAGGCTGAACGGGTGAGGAATATTGATATGGATGCTGAAATGCGTAGGAGAAAATCAGAGCCTGCTGCTGGCCATTAA
- the LOC101758145 gene encoding uncharacterized protein LOC101758145 isoform X2, with protein MPDRWRRPHTWDGTWAGKILDIIYGHYKKALDLLPLEDKTELAPRLLDAGVCFGFADPVTNIIANTLSFGEPAPDGSIKRRKRKRKPKTNASEEARSREEVLSRIVAGDGPSPPEARTVAERSLEGLVSFLTSYFRYLPNWDALRYLSLARADLLVAVSLIQKDHCYRYKDQFRICSPAVKTSLKCAAWSARQPNFDGFLAGCFALVPHINKITQTLSAEGRCRLTAHDISFLSQLLANPPKLKRSDKPMDLVAKRFHDPEPKIAASIEDVPGELTESLRGVLMDRVHEHYLKAVSRFPMKDLQTHHHRGLLKAGYCFGPFDPVSNIIINTVWYGTAFPPSEEFGVDMICTLRHVESRSANGLMAFVRSCSPVISERKAMVYLLKCNLDVCEAIQMAKQEGCDVSICDDNGYKAAAKAAYHPNPEAYCEFVVQSLPALRSTVRSQTTSKISSLNKVLSVERLKRQCGTMSNLRAVIMI; from the exons ATGCCAGATCGGTGGCGGCGCCCGCACACTTGGGACGGCACCTGGGCGGGCAAGATTCTGGACATAATCTACGGCCACTACAAGAAAGCGCTCGACCTGCTGCCGCTGGAGGACAAGACGGAGCTCGCCCCGCgcctcctcgacgccggcgtCTGCTTCGGTTTCGCCGACCCTGTCACCAACATCATCGCCAATACCCTCTCCTTCGGCGAGCCCGCTCCCGATGGCTCCATCAAGAGGCGGAAGCGCAAGCGGAAGCCCAAGACGAATGCCTCAGAGGAGGCAAGATCGAGGGAGGAGGTCCTCTCCAGgatcgtcgccggcgacggcccTTCTCCGCCGGAGGCGCGGACCGTCGCGGAGCGCTCGTTGGAGGGCCTTGTCAGCTTCCTCACATCCTATTTCCGCTACCTCCCAAACTGGGACGCGCTGCGCTATCTCAGTCTGGCCAGGGCCGACCTCCTCGTCGCAGTAAGCCTCATCCAGAAGGATCATTGCTACCGGTACAAGGATCAGTTCCGAATCTGCTCACCTGCTGTCAAGACTTCTCTCAAATGCGCTGCCTGGTCTGCAAGGCAGCCCAACTTTGATGGCTTTCTCGCCGGCTGCTTCGCACTTGTGCCTCATATCAACAAGATTACCCAGACTTTGTCAGCAGAGGGCCGTTGCCGCCTCACTGCTCATGACATCTCCTTCTTGTCCCAATTGCTGGCAAACCCGCCCAAGCTCAAGAGGTCAGACAAGCCCATGGATCTTGTTGCCAAACGGTTCCATGACCCAGAACCAAAAATCGCTGCAAGCATTGAGGATGTGCCAGGTGAGCTGACAGAGTCACTTCGAGGGGTTCTTATGGATAGAGTCCATGAACATTATCTCAAGGCGGTGTCTCGGTTTCCAATGAAAGATCTTCAGACCCATCACCACCGCGGCCTTCTCAAGGCAGGCTACTGTTTTGGCCCGTTCGATCCTGTCtcaaacatcatcatcaacacTGTTTGGTATGGCACTGCTTTCCCCCCATCGGAAGAGTTTGGAGTGGATATGATCTGCACGTTGAGGCATGTTGAGTCTCGGTCTGCCAACGGATTGATGGCATTTGTGCGTTCATGCTCCCCTGTGATATCAGAGCGTAAGGCTATGGTTTACTTGCTCAAGTGTAATTTGGATGTCTGTGAAGCAATTCAAATGGCAAAACAGGAAGGATGTGATGTATCGATCTGTGATGACAATGGATATAAGGCAGCAGCAAAAGCCGCATATCATCCTAATCCTGAGGCATATTGTGAGTTTGTCGTGCAGTCCTTGCCTGCGTTGAGATCTACTGTTAG ATCACAAACTACAAGCAAGATTTCCTCACTCAACAAAGTTTTGTCCGTGGAAAGGTTGAAGCGGCAGTGCGGAACTATGAGCAATCTAAG GGCTGTTATTATGATCTAG